A region from the Lolium perenne isolate Kyuss_39 chromosome 4, Kyuss_2.0, whole genome shotgun sequence genome encodes:
- the LOC127348745 gene encoding glutaredoxin-C10 has product MDQVTKLASERAVVVFTSSRCSMCHSVTSLLTNLGVNAAVYELDKEQRGREMERELARRLGRGPPVVPAVFIGGNLVGGTNRVMALHLASELVPMLKNAGALWL; this is encoded by the coding sequence ATGGATCAGGTGACGAAGTTGGCGTCGGAGCGGGCGGTGGTGGTGTTCACCTCCAGCAGATGCAGCATGTGCCACTCCGTGACGTCCCTCCTCACAAACCTCGGCGTCAACGCCGCCGTGTACGAGCTTGACAAGGAACAGCGgggcagggagatggagagagaaCTCGCTAGGAGGCTCGGCCGAGGCCCGCCCGTGGTGCCAGCGGTGTTCATCGGCGGGAACCTCGTCGGTGGCACCAACAGGGTCATGGCGCTGCACCTCGCCAGCGAGCTCGTCCCCATGCTCAAGAACGCCGGCGCGCTCTGGCTCTAG
- the LOC127294525 gene encoding lipase: MAPLWRTASAAAVLLALMGLLLLVLSPTDAAAGAAAEGGELMMKISDGGYSYNSTLSHILVEYASAVYTSDLTSLLTWTCPRCQGHTMGFEMIEIIVDVERCLQAFVGVAPDPRSIIIAFRGTQEHSASNWIEDLFWKQLDVTYPGMPDAMVHHGFYSAYYNTTLRHEISKSVQWAWKTYGKLPINVVGHSMGGALASFCALDLSVKYGSHEVQLITFGQPRVGNPAFATYFNDQVPRTTRVTHENDIVPHLPPYFPYLGEWTYHHFAREVWLHETVVGNVVTKNETVCDCSGEDSTCSRSVYGTSVTDHLEYYGVSLHADSRGTCQFVIGSSNSAYSDIVQVDGTIILSRYPQEQHSVESI, from the exons ATGGCGCCGCTGTGGCGGACGGCGAGTGCGGCGGCGGTTCTGCTGGCCCTCATGGGTCTTCTTCTTCTCGTGCTCTCTCCAACGGATGCAGCAGCAGGGGCGGCAGCGGAAGGAGGAG AGCTCATGATGAAGATTTCTGATGGTGGTTATTCTTATAATAGTACTCTTTCTCATATTCTTGTCGAGTATGCGTCTGCT GTGTATACTTCTGACCTTACCTCACTTTTGACGTGGACTTGTCCAAGGTGTCAAGGTCACACAATG GGTTTTGAGATGATAGAGATCATTGTAGATGTCGAGAGATGTTTACAG GCTTTTGTTGGAGTTGCCCCTGACCCACGATCCATAATTATTGCTTTTAGGGGTACCCAAGAACACAG TGCTTCAAATTGGATTGAAGATCTCTTCTGGAAGCAGCTAGATGTAACTTATCCTGGCATGCCAGATGCAATG GTCCACCATGGATTTTATTCTGCATATTATAATACAACTTTGCGGCATGAAATCTCGAAATCTGTTCAGTGGGCATGGAAGACATATGGAAAACTACCCATAAATGTTGTAGGTCACTCGATGGGAGGGGCTTTAGCTTCGTTCTGTGCCCTTGATCTCTCT GTTAAATATGGGTCACATGAAGTTCAGCTCATAACTTTTGGACAGCCTCGTGTAGGAAATCCTGCGTTTGCTACATACTTCAATGATCAGGTTCCGAGAACCACCCGTGTGACCCATGAGAATGATATTGTTCCACACTTGCCACCATATTTTCCTTACCTAGGTGAATGGACTTATCATCACTTTGCAAGAGAG GTTTGGCTTCACGAGACTGTGGTAGGAAACGTAGTTACTAAGAATGAGACAGTTTGTGATTGTTCAGGCGAGGACTCAACCTGCAGCAG ATCGGTCTACGGGACGAGTGTTACAGATCATCTTGAGTACTACGGTGTTAGCTTACATGCCGATTCAAGGGGAACCTGTCAATTTGTGATTGGCTCATCCAATTCGGCATATAGTGACATTGTTCAAGTTGATGGAACTATCATCTTATCAAGATATCCGCAAGAACAACATTCTGTTGAATCTATCTAA
- the LOC139839225 gene encoding uncharacterized protein → MASSSSSPQINLGATPSDKLTRDNYPLWRSQVLPSIRGAMVDGLLDGTDAAPPKQLVLTPADNDNPAKTAPNLAYAAWVSRDQMVLSYLLQSLSREILPHVHRIPHTAGVWSALDEMFAAQSEAKVTNLLIALANTKKLSTSEFLAKMQGFDDELIAAGHPLQDRQLVSYILASLGAGYNALVAALSVSTTPVSLSMLYSQLHAYDQRQEMLNNTVLAPPAIPTTMGTTTPAGHVVIVVTAGMIAEMTVVTVDVMTASPIKVVVVVVDLQDPRRCTTPWVDVTCQIYNKEGHDAKDYWSRYSEDDDYGDKEIHAAYGVDTNWYQDSGATHHITSELNNLTFRDTYKGYGKGITRGHTATGENLRQNGASSSENGSFQFSGENNSSSRSQDDFLDGSPSGSAQILSDHAPTFPTGAPSSPAGPTPDADARASGRATSPAHRSPTRVRVAAHSPAQPLGSPAASSRAASSRSSRSATQRTTGSSASPEDSFTAADTGSSVPSSAASRPVLPPAPPVTRASRGIVKPRQYTDGSVRWCLSSISEEPANLQSSFNDPNWKGAMNEEFDALMINNTWKLVLSRAGTNVIDCRWIYKVKRKSDGSIDRYKARLVAKGFKQRYGIDYEDTFSPVVKIATVRLVLSISVSRGWSLRQLDVKNAFLHGVLEEESDTSLFIYRKAHITISMLIYVDDIIVASSSQAATNALLKDLSQEFALKDLGDLNFFLGIEVQKVDDGIVLSQAKYAQDILTRVGMVNCTGMPTQLSSSEKITAYQGDLLGPEDSTKYRSMVGALQYLTLTSWPDIYEVCFYTG, encoded by the exons ATGGCTAGCTCCAGCAGCAGCCCGCAAATCAATCTGGGGGCAACGCCCTCCGACAAATTGACGCGAGACAACTACCCCTTATGGCGTTCCCAGGTACTGCCCTCCATCCGCGGCGCCATGGTCGACGGCCTCCTTGACGGAACGGACGCCGCTCCGCCAAAACAACTGGTCCTTACCCCAGCAGACAACGACAATCCGGCCAAGACAGCGCCCAATCTAGCATATGCAGCCTGGGTCTCCCGTGATCAGATGGTCCTGTCATACCTTCTTCAATCCCTCTCACGGGAGATCCTTCCTCATGTTCATCGGATTCCTCATACTGCTGGAGTCTGGAGTGCCCTTGACGAGATGTTTGCGGCGCAAAGCGAGGCCAAAGTCACCAATCTGCTCATTGCCTTAGCCAACACCAAGAAGCTGTCAACCTCGGAATTTCTTGCCAAGATGCAGGGGTTTGATGATGAACTCATCGCGGCTGGGCACCCCCTGCAGGATAGGCAGCTCGTATCCTACATCCTAGCTAGCCTTGGCGCGGGCTACAATGCACTGGTTGCAGCTCTCAGTGTGTCCACAACACCGGTCTCGCTCAGTATGCTCTACTCTCAGCTACATGCCTACGACCAGCGCCAAGAGATGTTGAACAA TACCGTCCTCGCTCCTCCAGCAATTCCAACTACAATGGGAACTACAACACCGGCCGGCCACGTGGTGATCGTGGTGACCGCCGGGATGATCGCCGAGATGACCGTCGTGACAGTCGACGTGATGACCGCCAGTCCTATCAAGGTCGTGGTGGTGGTCGTGGACCTCCAGGACCCACGCCGCTGTACTACACCTTGGGTTGATGTCACGTGTCAAATCTACAACAAGGAGGGGCATGATGCAAAGGACTATTGGTCTCGCTACTCTGAGGATGATGACTATGGTGATAAGGAGATTCATGCTGCCTATGGTGTGGACACAAATTGGTACCAGGATTCCGGTGCTACACATCACATTACTAGTGAGCTCAACAACCTGACGTTCCGGGACACGTACAAGGGCTACGGCAAG GGTATTACTCGAGGACATACAGCAACAGGCGAAAATCTCAGGCAAAACGGAGCTTCCAGCAGTGAAAACGGCTCTTTCCAGTTTTCAGGTGAAAACAACAGCAGCTCGCGATCCCAGGACGATTTTCTGGATGGATCTCCCTCGGGATCGGCGCAAATCTTGTCGGATCACGCGCCGACGTTTCCAACTGGGGCGCCATCATCACCCGCCGGACCCACGCCTGACGCAGACGCGCGTGCGAGTGGACGCGCGACGTCTCCCGCTCATCGGTCCCCCACGCGCGTGCGAGTGGCCGCGCACTCTCCCGCCCAACCGCTGGGATCCCCTGCGGCCAGCTCCCGTGCGGCCAGCTCCCGGTCCTCTCGTTCGGCCACACAACGGACCACCGGATCTTCTGCGTCTCCGGAAGATTCCTTCACAGCAGCAGACACAGGATCCTCTGTGCCCAGTTCAGCTGCGTCCAGGCCTGTGCTGCCCCCTGCTCCTCCTGTTACACGTGCCTCTCGGGGAATTGTGAAGCCCCGTCAGTACACCGATGGATCCGTTCGCTGGTGTCTTTCATCTATATCAGAGGAACCGGCCAATCTTCAGTCTTCCTTCAATGATCCGAACTGGAAAGGTGCAATGAACGAGGAATTTGATGCTCTAATGATAAATAATACGTGGAAGTTGGTTCTGTCACGTGCAGGTACAAATGTGATTGACTGTCGATGGATATACAAGGTCAAACGTAAATCCGATGGCTCTATTGATCGATATAAGGCCAGATTGGTAGCCAAAGGTTTCAAACAACGTTATGggattgattatgaagatactttCAGTCCTGTTGTTAAAATTGCAACTGTTCGTCTTGTCTTATCAATTTCTGTGTCTAGGGGATGGAGTTTGCgacagctagatgtcaagaacgcgtttcttcatggtgttTTGGAAGAGGAG TCTGAtacatcactattcatctatcgaAAGGCCCATATTACCATCTCTATGCTTATCTACGTGGATGATATTATTGTTGCAAGTTCTTCTCAAGCTGCAACTAATGCTTTGCTAAAGGATTTAAGTCAAGAATTTGCATTGAAGGATCTTGGTGATCTCAATTTCTTCTTGGGTATTGAGGTACAGAAGGTTGATGATGGGATAGTTCTGAGTCAGGCAAAATATGCTCAAGATATATTGACACGGGTCGGCATGGTCAATTGCACGGGCATGCCTACACAATTGTCATCCTCAGAGAAAATTACTGCATATCAGGGAGATTTATTAGGGCCTGAAGACAGCACCAAGTACAGGAGTATGGTAGGTGCTCTACAGTATCTCACTCTTACCAG TTGGCCTGACATTTATGAAGTCTGCTTCTACACTGGTTAG